The DNA segment CCCCATAACAAAGCCCGGAAGCGCCGTCTCCCCGCGTAGGACGCACTGAGAGAACGCATGACCGATACGAACCTCCGAGTCGGACTCATCGTGCGCGGGTCGGACGTCCCGGCGTGGCAGGCCCGCACTATCGAACGGATGCTGGCTCGAACGGACGCCGAAGTAACGCACGTCGTCGCCAACGCCGCGACGAACGAGCAGGGCCTCGACCACTACCTCGACCGGGCGCGGGAGAACCCCCTCTGGACGCCGGTCGGGGCGCTCTATCGCCTCCGGGGACCGCCGGCCCACCGACGCGGTCGGTCGCTCGACTCCATCGCGGGGCTTGGCGACCCGGAGGTCGTCCGGGTCGAACCCGAACCCGCGCCGGACTTCGGCAACGTCCTCCCCGAGGAGGGCGTCGAGGCACTGGCGGAGACCGACGTGGCGGTCCGGTTCGCGTTCGGCATCCTCAAAGGAGACGCGCTCGACGCGCCCGAACACGGCGTACTGAGCTTCCACCACGGCGACCTCCGGGAGTACCGCGGCCAGCCCTCCGGGTTCTGGGAGTACCTCCACGGCGACCCGACGGCGGGCGTGACCCTCCAGCGAATCAACGAGACGCTCGACGGCGGGGAGATCGTCGCCTTCGAGTCGGTGGACATCGCCGACGCCGCGACGTGGACCGAGGTGCGCGACCGCCTGTTCGTGGCCTCCGACGACCTGCTCGTGAAGGGCATCGAGAACGTCGCCCACGGAATCGACCCGCTGT comes from the Halorussus vallis genome and includes:
- a CDS encoding formyltransferase family protein; its protein translation is MTDTNLRVGLIVRGSDVPAWQARTIERMLARTDAEVTHVVANAATNEQGLDHYLDRARENPLWTPVGALYRLRGPPAHRRGRSLDSIAGLGDPEVVRVEPEPAPDFGNVLPEEGVEALAETDVAVRFAFGILKGDALDAPEHGVLSFHHGDLREYRGQPSGFWEYLHGDPTAGVTLQRINETLDGGEIVAFESVDIADAATWTEVRDRLFVASDDLLVKGIENVAHGIDPLSPDELGDLYSLPEGTDVLKYVFKECVGRMRKYASEIQVGKAPKAVE